The DNA region GTTCGCCTGCGTCAAACTGCAGGACGGAAAGATCTACGCCATCTTCTATGCCAATGAGAAGGTGAGCGACCTTCGCGAGGTCGTCGCCGTCGACCGTTGTCCGGACGCCTATTCGCCGCTGCCGCCGGCACCGAAGCCGCCGGCGAAGAAGCCAGCTGAAAGAAAAAAGCCCGGCGCCTAGTCTCGGCGGCTGCCAAGCCTCGGCCCTAGCATGCCCCTTCGTCCGGGCAGGCGCGCCGTCGTTGCTCCCATCACGGGAATGAGACCGCTTGTCTAGCCCGATACCGGTTTGGACGGCATCGCACGCGCTTCATGCATGTCGTAAATGTACGACTAAGTACGTAATTGATACGATAGCGTACAAAATGATAGAGCCCTGCATCCGACTTCTGCAGGACCGTTATGAATCCGAAAATCTTTGCCGCCGGGGCCACGATCCTCTGGGGCTTCACCTACATCACCACCACGACCATGCTGCCGCACAATCCCATTTTCATCGGCGCGGTGCGCGGCCTGGCTGGCGGTCTGCCTCTGCTCGTGTTCGTCCGCGAATTGCCGCCGAGGGACTGGTGGCTGCGGATCGTCATTCTCGGCACGCTGAACAGCGGTTTGTTCTTCGGCCTGTTGTTCGTCGCCGCCATCCGCCTGCCAGGCGGTGTCGCGGCGACCTTTCAGGCGCTCGGCCCGCTTTTCATGGTTCTGCTCGCGTGGCCCGTGCTCGGCGCGATCCCGGCCGTGACCAAGATCGCTGCGGTCGCCGTGGGCGCCGTCGGCGTGGCCATGGTCGTGCTGAAGAGCAATGCCGGCATCGATTTGATCGGCGTTGCCGCGGCCCTCGGCAGCGCTCTTTCCGTGGCGCTCGGTGGCTTGCTGGTGCACAAGTGGGGACGCCCGCGATCGCTGATCGGTTTTACGGCGTGGCAGTTGCTCGTTGCCGGCGTTGAGTTGAGCGTCGCCGCCATCGTCTGCTCCGACCTGCCGGCCGGCATTACCGCTTTGAATGTTGTGGGCTTCGTCGTCCTCGGCCTATTCATCACCGCTCTCGCCTTCGTCCTGTGGTTCAAAGCCATCGAAGGCGCGGGCGCCGCTCACGTCGCACCGTTCTTTCTGCTCACCCCGGTCACAGCTTTCATTCTCGACGCCGCGTTTCGAAGCTTTGTTCCGAGCCCGGTCCAAGCGGGTGGCGTGGTTCTGGTGATCGCGAGCCTGCTTTACAGTCAGCACGTCGATCGGCGTGCCTTTCGTCCGGCGCACCATCACGCGCATCCGAAGAAATGACGACGGAGCGATATGACATGATCGCAGACGAAAGAGACGCCTCCGCTTCGCGTGCAACCTCGAAAGGCCTTGCGCGGCGCGACAAGATCGTCGACACGGCGACCGACCTCTTTCTCGCGCAGGGCTACGATGCCGTGACGATCGATGAAGTCGTCCGGGTCGTCGGCGGATCGAAGACGAGCGTCTACAAGACGTTTGGCGGCAAGGAAGGGCTGCTCAGCGAAAGCGTGCAGCAGATGTGCACGAATTTTCTTATCGCCTTCAACCAGCTCGATGTCTCGCGCTTGGGGCCGGCGGATGGTCTGCGGGTCCTCGGCGCGACATTGATGCGCACATTGCTCGAGGACCGTCACATCGCCTTCCAGCGCCTCATCATCGCCGTATCCGGCCGCTTTCCAGAGCTTGCCCGCGTCTGGTTCGAAAGCGGCCCT from Pseudolabrys taiwanensis includes:
- a CDS encoding DMT family transporter, whose amino-acid sequence is MNPKIFAAGATILWGFTYITTTTMLPHNPIFIGAVRGLAGGLPLLVFVRELPPRDWWLRIVILGTLNSGLFFGLLFVAAIRLPGGVAATFQALGPLFMVLLAWPVLGAIPAVTKIAAVAVGAVGVAMVVLKSNAGIDLIGVAAALGSALSVALGGLLVHKWGRPRSLIGFTAWQLLVAGVELSVAAIVCSDLPAGITALNVVGFVVLGLFITALAFVLWFKAIEGAGAAHVAPFFLLTPVTAFILDAAFRSFVPSPVQAGGVVLVIASLLYSQHVDRRAFRPAHHHAHPKK
- a CDS encoding TetR/AcrR family transcriptional regulator — translated: MIADERDASASRATSKGLARRDKIVDTATDLFLAQGYDAVTIDEVVRVVGGSKTSVYKTFGGKEGLLSESVQQMCTNFLIAFNQLDVSRLGPADGLRVLGATLMRTLLEDRHIAFQRLIIAVSGRFPELARVWFESGPGRSRAAIAAFIAAKQRSGELRPVAPDILAIQFHDMIVTNALYRALMGEKPAWPEVERWIDAAIDTLLHGCARAS